The Nicotiana tabacum cultivar K326 chromosome 14, ASM71507v2, whole genome shotgun sequence genome contains a region encoding:
- the LOC107770125 gene encoding eukaryotic translation initiation factor-like codes for MATEAPIEATEVLPAPDTVEKQPHKLERRWTFWFDKPKQGAVWASALRKAYTFETVEEFWSLYDQIFKPSKLTANADFHLFKAGIEPKWEDPECASGGKWTVTSSRKANLETMWLETLMALVGEQFDESEEICGVVASVRRSQDKLSLWTRTASNEAAQMSIGRKWKEIIDAEKISYSFHDDSKKERSVKSRYTV; via the exons ATGGCCACTGAAGCACCGATAGAGGCGACGGAGGTTCTGCCGGCGCCGGATACGGTGGAGAAGCAGCCGCATAAGCTAGAGAGGAGATGGACATTCTGGTTCGATAAGCCGAAGCAAGGCGCTGTTTGGGCAAGTGCTCTTCGAAAAGCCTATACTTTCGAAACTGTTGAGGAATTCTGGAG TTTATATGATCAGATATTCAAGCCCAGCAAGTTGACTGCTAATGCGGACTTTCATTTGTTCAAAGCTGGGATTGAGCCCAAATGGGAAGATCCTGAGTGTGCTAGTGGTGGCAAGTGGACTGTTACGAGCAGCAGAAAGGCTAATCTTGAGACTATGTGGCTTGAAACT CTGATGGCATTGGTGGGTGAGCAATTTGATGAATCAGAAGAGATATGTGGAGTGGTTGCCAGTGTTCGTCGGAGTCAGGATAAACTTTCCTTGTGGACTAGGACTGCCTCCAATGAAGCAGCTCAG ATGAGCATTGGTAGGAAGTGGAAGGAGATCATCGATGCTGAAAAAATATCCTATAGTTTCCAT